The sequence below is a genomic window from Chondrinema litorale.
GACATGAGAAGTATGCGATTACAGTGACGCCAGAAGGTACAAGAAGTTATGTTGATAAGTGGAAAACAGGATTCTATTATATGGCAAAAGCTGCCAATGTGCCTGTTTTAATGGCTTTTATAGATTATAAGAATAGAGAAATTGGGGTGTTGCCAGAACCAATTCATTTAACAGATGATGTAGATGCAGACCTGAAAAGAATCATGGATTTTTATACTACGAAAATCCCGAGGTATCCAGAGAACTCATTGACATTTCATGGAAAGGGAATAAAGCCACCAAAAACCTATAATATTTTTAAGGTTATTCTAAAGCTCTTACTTACATTCATCATTGTGTTTTCTCTTATCAATTTTGAATTGGTGGTTTATGGAGTAAAACAAGCTTACGGGCAGCTCAATATTATTTTTAATGCAAAGCCAGTCACTGAGTTTCTAGAAGATCCTCAATACCCTGAAGAAAGTAAAAGTAAAATTGAATTGATTCAAGAAATCAGGCAGTATGCTTTTGATTCGCTTGGTTTGGATTATTCTAATAGTTACACAAAAATGTACGATCAGCACGATAAACCAATACTTTGGGTGGTAACTGCTTGCAAGCCATTTAAGCTAGAAAATAAAGAATGGTCTTTTCCGCTGTTGGGTACATTTTCATACAAAGGTTATTTTGATAAAAAAGCGATTGATAAAGCAGAAAAGCAGCTGGATAAAGAAGGTTGGGATGTAAGAGTAAGAGAAGTAAATGGTTGGTCTACACTTGGTATACTTAATGACCCTATACTTTCAAACATGTTAAATAGGAGTGAGGGTGATTTGGCAGAATTGATAATCCACGAATTAACTCACGGAACGCTCTTTATCAAAGACAATCTGCAATACAATGAGAATCTGGCAAATTTTGTAGGCGAGGAGGGAGCCAAGAAGTTTTTGATTAGTAAATATGGTGAGTACTCGGCAGAGTATATTTCTTATATCAATAAGCAGCCAGACTATAAGCTTTTCACCAATTACATTCTTTCTTCCACTAAGCGATTAGATTCGCTTTACAATTCTTTTGCTGAACAAGATACCTATGAGGAGAAAGCACTTAAAAAGTCTGAATTAATTTCTGAGATTACCACAGATATGAGAAACCTGCCATTT
It includes:
- a CDS encoding aminopeptidase, whose product is MFLVHLFYRYFLWLIGWKIKGKKPKEVKKYVLILAHHTSNWDFPIAVAARPLVKVNDARFLGKASLFKSKFGFIFYWLGGTPVDRSKHNNLVDQVAEKYKGHEKYAITVTPEGTRSYVDKWKTGFYYMAKAANVPVLMAFIDYKNREIGVLPEPIHLTDDVDADLKRIMDFYTTKIPRYPENSLTFHGKGIKPPKTYNIFKVILKLLLTFIIVFSLINFELVVYGVKQAYGQLNIIFNAKPVTEFLEDPQYPEESKSKIELIQEIRQYAFDSLGLDYSNSYTKMYDQHDKPILWVVTACKPFKLENKEWSFPLLGTFSYKGYFDKKAIDKAEKQLDKEGWDVRVREVNGWSTLGILNDPILSNMLNRSEGDLAELIIHELTHGTLFIKDNLQYNENLANFVGEEGAKKFLISKYGEYSAEYISYINKQPDYKLFTNYILSSTKRLDSLYNSFAEQDTYEEKALKKSELISEITTDMRNLPFRNQRYKEYFDNFTPNNAFFMAFVRYSGSQNQFREEFEEKFNSNFQKYLSYLKETYPSMF